A single region of the Microlunatus panaciterrae genome encodes:
- a CDS encoding alpha-1,4-glucan--maltose-1-phosphate maltosyltransferase — MTPQTPSSDPLTGAKKATTPDPQRPSGVQQDGPPPTGTSGSRPLGAPIGRIPVTGVSPVIEGGAYPAKAVVGEQFRIEATVFREGHDAVNASIVLTDPDGNEQLVGMHPTTPLGFDRWAGEVALTTEGRWTFRVEGWSDPWATWVHTAEIKIPAGIDVQLVCIEGAELLSSAAQRAAEDGADDVAADLRHAADGFASGQQVEDRLETALKPAIRAAMEKYGPRELVSPSPDYPVFCDRVAALFASWYEFFPRSQGAEFDEQTQTWKSGTFDSSYERLEAAAAMGFDVIYLPPIHPIGTAFRKGPNNTLEPGPADPGSPWAIGNVEGGHDAIHPDLGDFDSFAAFVAKTKSLGMEVAMDFALQASPDHPWVHDHPEWFSKRADGSIAYAENPPKKYQDIYPINFDIDRDGIYAESLRLLRFWMDKGVRIFRVDNPHTKPVDFWAWILGEVRKTDPDVLFLAEAFTRPAMMHTLGKVGFHQSYTYFTWRNEKWEIEEYLTELSTETDSIVRPNFFVNTPDILPTFLQYGGKTAFTIRAVLGATLSPLWGVYSGFELFEHQAVRQGSEEYLNSEKYQYRPRDWAAAEASGESLSLLLGRLNEIRRQHPALQQLRHLSFHHAPNANVIVYSKRSGDDVVLVICSLDPHNVVESEVYLDMSALGLDDHEVCLVHDELTGQTWRWGMRAFVRLTHDDPAHILTLVPQRPAAAARPQS; from the coding sequence GTGACGCCTCAGACCCCCTCGAGCGACCCACTCACGGGCGCCAAGAAAGCGACCACCCCCGATCCGCAGCGCCCCAGCGGCGTCCAGCAGGACGGGCCACCCCCGACCGGGACCAGCGGGTCGCGGCCGCTGGGTGCCCCGATCGGCCGGATCCCGGTGACTGGTGTGTCACCGGTGATCGAAGGCGGCGCCTACCCGGCCAAGGCCGTCGTCGGCGAGCAGTTCCGGATCGAGGCCACCGTCTTCCGGGAGGGCCACGACGCGGTCAACGCCAGCATTGTGCTCACCGACCCCGACGGCAATGAGCAGCTGGTCGGCATGCATCCCACCACCCCACTCGGGTTCGACCGCTGGGCCGGCGAGGTGGCGCTGACCACTGAGGGCCGCTGGACCTTCCGGGTGGAAGGCTGGAGCGACCCCTGGGCGACCTGGGTGCACACCGCGGAGATCAAGATCCCGGCCGGGATCGACGTACAGCTGGTCTGCATCGAGGGCGCCGAGCTGCTCTCCTCGGCAGCCCAGCGGGCCGCCGAGGACGGCGCCGACGACGTTGCCGCCGACCTCCGGCACGCCGCTGACGGTTTCGCCTCGGGCCAGCAGGTGGAGGACCGGCTGGAGACCGCGCTCAAGCCCGCGATCCGGGCTGCCATGGAGAAGTACGGGCCGCGCGAGCTGGTCTCCCCCAGCCCCGACTACCCGGTCTTCTGTGACCGGGTGGCCGCGCTGTTCGCCTCCTGGTACGAGTTCTTTCCCCGTTCCCAGGGCGCCGAGTTCGACGAGCAGACCCAGACCTGGAAGTCCGGCACCTTCGACTCGTCCTACGAGCGGCTGGAGGCTGCCGCGGCGATGGGCTTCGACGTCATCTATCTGCCACCGATCCACCCGATCGGCACCGCCTTCCGCAAGGGTCCCAACAACACCCTGGAGCCTGGCCCGGCCGATCCGGGCTCTCCTTGGGCGATCGGCAACGTCGAGGGCGGGCACGACGCGATCCATCCCGATCTCGGCGACTTCGACTCGTTCGCCGCCTTCGTGGCTAAGACGAAGTCGCTCGGGATGGAGGTAGCGATGGACTTCGCCCTGCAGGCCTCCCCCGACCACCCCTGGGTCCATGATCATCCGGAGTGGTTCTCCAAGCGGGCCGACGGTTCGATCGCGTACGCGGAGAACCCGCCGAAGAAGTACCAGGACATCTATCCGATCAACTTCGACATCGACCGTGACGGCATCTACGCCGAGAGCCTGCGGCTGCTGAGGTTTTGGATGGACAAGGGAGTGCGCATCTTCCGGGTCGACAACCCGCACACCAAGCCGGTCGACTTCTGGGCCTGGATCCTCGGCGAGGTGCGCAAGACCGACCCGGATGTGCTGTTCCTGGCTGAGGCGTTCACCCGCCCGGCCATGATGCACACCCTGGGCAAGGTCGGCTTCCACCAGTCCTACACCTACTTCACCTGGCGGAACGAGAAGTGGGAGATCGAGGAGTACCTGACCGAGCTGTCCACCGAGACGGACTCCATCGTGCGGCCCAACTTCTTCGTCAACACGCCCGACATCCTGCCGACCTTCCTGCAGTACGGCGGCAAGACCGCCTTCACCATCCGTGCGGTGCTGGGCGCGACCCTGTCGCCACTGTGGGGCGTCTACTCCGGCTTCGAGCTGTTCGAGCACCAGGCCGTCCGCCAGGGCAGCGAGGAGTACCTGAACTCCGAGAAGTATCAGTACCGGCCGCGCGACTGGGCCGCGGCCGAGGCCTCAGGTGAGAGCCTGTCGCTGCTCCTCGGCCGGCTGAACGAGATTCGTCGCCAGCACCCGGCACTGCAGCAGCTGCGCCACCTCAGCTTCCACCACGCGCCCAACGCTAACGTGATCGTCTACTCCAAGCGCTCCGGAGACGACGTCGTGCTGGTGATCTGCAGCCTCGACCCACACAACGTGGTCGAGTCCGAGGTCTACCTGGACATGTCCGCGCTCGGTCTCGACGACCACGAGGTCTGCCTGGTGCACGACGAGCTGACCGGCCAGACCTGGCGGTGGGGGATGCGGGCCTTCGTCCGGCTCACCCACGACGATCCGGCACACATCCTGACGCTGGTGCCGCAACGTCCGGCTGCTGCTGCTCGGCCGCAGAGCTGA
- a CDS encoding maltokinase N-terminal cap-like domain-containing protein, producing MTEAEDRQRLLSYVTEARWFGGKGRSAELTGVSALPWLTEAGSWPAVRVEIVEINYLADTATGSAAESGPSEFYQIPVSYRPAPHPDWHFAEIWRIDDPELGPVVGYDAVYDPQACQLLLAQLLRQARSHDGETSTSFHLTDRGALTGTEEPEVFAGQQSNTSIMFGQLAMLKVFRRLELGHNLDIEVHEALSRDGIADVAKLFGWFEGSWRQGDTEVTADLGMLVERFKQAEDGWGLALDSLSERKEFATEAAALGRALAEIHGALRTSFPTGQLTGAAVAATMAERVHRAAAIAAPLRDLVPGLLRCFDALAGQQLSVQRVHGDFHLGQTLRTPDGWKIIDFEGEPAKTLAERSAPDSVWRDVAGMLRSFDYAAASVPGAAGAEWAAACRSAFLEGYTGRLSPEELIMLQAYEADKAVYEVIYEVRNRPDWVNIPLAAVAAIANSSAAAGS from the coding sequence ATGACTGAGGCGGAAGATCGACAGCGGCTACTCAGCTACGTCACCGAGGCGCGCTGGTTCGGCGGCAAGGGCCGCTCGGCGGAGCTGACCGGCGTCAGCGCGCTGCCATGGCTGACCGAGGCGGGCTCCTGGCCGGCGGTGCGGGTGGAGATCGTCGAGATCAACTATCTCGCGGACACCGCGACCGGTTCGGCAGCCGAGAGCGGGCCGAGCGAGTTCTACCAGATCCCGGTCTCCTACCGGCCCGCACCGCATCCGGACTGGCACTTCGCCGAGATCTGGCGGATCGACGACCCCGAACTGGGACCGGTCGTCGGCTATGACGCGGTCTACGACCCGCAGGCGTGCCAGCTGCTGCTGGCCCAGCTGCTCCGGCAGGCACGTAGCCACGACGGGGAGACCTCCACGAGCTTCCACCTCACCGATCGGGGTGCGCTGACCGGCACCGAGGAGCCGGAGGTCTTCGCCGGCCAGCAGAGCAACACCTCGATCATGTTCGGCCAGCTGGCGATGCTGAAGGTCTTCCGCCGGCTCGAGCTCGGACACAACCTCGACATCGAGGTGCACGAGGCGTTGAGCCGGGACGGCATCGCGGACGTGGCCAAGCTGTTCGGCTGGTTCGAGGGCTCCTGGCGTCAGGGCGACACCGAGGTGACTGCCGACCTGGGCATGCTCGTCGAGCGGTTCAAGCAGGCGGAGGACGGCTGGGGCCTGGCGCTCGACTCACTGAGCGAGCGGAAGGAGTTCGCCACCGAGGCGGCAGCGCTGGGCCGGGCGTTGGCCGAGATCCACGGGGCACTGCGCACCTCCTTCCCGACCGGCCAGCTGACCGGTGCCGCGGTGGCGGCGACCATGGCCGAGCGGGTGCACCGAGCCGCGGCCATCGCCGCTCCGCTGCGCGACCTGGTTCCGGGCCTGCTGCGCTGCTTCGACGCCCTGGCCGGGCAGCAGCTGAGTGTCCAGCGCGTGCACGGGGACTTCCACCTGGGCCAGACGCTGCGCACGCCCGACGGCTGGAAGATCATCGACTTCGAGGGCGAGCCGGCCAAGACGCTGGCCGAGCGCAGCGCTCCGGACAGCGTCTGGCGTGACGTCGCCGGCATGCTGCGGTCCTTCGACTACGCTGCGGCGTCGGTGCCCGGTGCGGCCGGCGCCGAATGGGCCGCCGCCTGCCGGAGCGCCTTCCTGGAGGGCTACACCGGACGGCTGTCGCCGGAAGAGTTGATCATGCTTCAGGCGTACGAGGCCGACAAGGCTGTTTACGAGGTGATCTACGAGGTACGTAACCGTCCCGACTGGGTGAACATTCCGCTCGCGGCGGTCGCTGCGATCGCCAATAGCTCGGCTGCGGCCGGGAGCTGA